One Mercurialis annua linkage group LG3, ddMerAnnu1.2, whole genome shotgun sequence DNA window includes the following coding sequences:
- the LOC126672445 gene encoding uncharacterized protein LOC126672445: protein MNMTVEGLTSSSESSISCLTSGLQPLAEFLTFKDLGRDLSCSFPYLIASLSIYGYRKLRSYTRPFFDGTDFPNWKFCMENYLDMDGVNLWDIVLSGYKAPTKEQDGIEVPWPRNEWTREQTLANGFNRKAICVIISSLCKEEQYRVQHCTIAKEMWKILGNYHEGTIQVQNKKVELLISEYESFKNKPNETITEITNRLLSITTNLKKLGKHYTLGEINGKILRSLDILDWHPKITAIEESSNIKNLRTDELIGNLFFHEMTYIKEINNLKKAQDEKNKGIALKAKAIESKVEKELNMSDDEDDEDIVLMAKRVREWKLRKKDQFKKYEQKGDSSNFKKPFTPKNESSNPSPRRDVTCYGCEKKGLAATWDDEVEDSDNECQEEDRANLCFMAFEEESTPKVPKKTVSHKTLWYVDSGCSRHMTGQISNFANLKSIDGGSVTFGDDAKG, encoded by the exons ATGAATATGACCGTTGAAGGTCTAACGTCTAGTTCAGAGTCTTCCATCAGTTGCTTGACAAGTGGCCTTCAACCATTGGCTGAATTCCTAACATTCAaagatctcgggcgcgac ctgAGTTGCTCATTTCCTTACTTAATTGCGAGCTTATCGATCTATGGCTACCGAAAACTTCGTTCATACACTCGTCCTTTCTTTGATGGTACGGATTTTCCTAATTGGAAGTTTTGTATGGAAAACTATCTTGACATGGATGGTGTTAATCTTTGGGATATTGTGCTAAGTGGCTACAAGGCTCCAACAAAGGAACAAGATGGTATAGAAGTGCCTTGGCCAAGAAATGAATGGACAAGAGAGCAAACTCTAGCAAATGGCTTCAACCGGAAGGCTATTTGTGTGATCATATCTTCTTTGTGCAAGGAGGAGCAATATAGAGTTCAACATTGCACAATTGCTAAGGAGATGTGGAAGATTCTTGGCAACTATCATGAAGGTACAATTCAAGTTCAAAACAAGAAGGTGGAGCTTCTCATTAGTGAATATGAGAGTTTCAAGAACAAGCCTAATGAGACTATTACCGAGATTACCAACCGTCTTCTCTCCATCACTACCAATCTCAAGAAACTCGGTAAGCACTATACTCTTGGTGAGATCAATGGCAAAATTCTTCGTTCATTGGATATCCTAGATTGGCATCCGAAGATAACTGCTATTGAGGAGTCAAGTAATATTAAAAACTTGAGAACCGATGAGCTCATCGGAAACTTGTTTTTTCATGAGATGACTTACATAAAGGAAATCAATAATCTCAAGAAGGCTCAAGATGAGAAGAACAAGGGAATTGCTTTGAAAGCTAAGGCAATTGAAAGCAAGGTTGAGAAGGAGCTCAACATGAgtgatgatgaagatgatgaagataTCGTTTTGATGGCAAAGAGAGTGAGGGAGTGGAAGCTAAGAAAGAAAGACCAATTCAAAAAATATGAGCAAAAAGGTGATTCTTCTAACTTCAAGAAGCCTTTCACTCCTAAGAATGAGTCTTCTAATCCCTCTCCTAGAAGAGATGTTACTTGCTATGGATGTG AAAAGAAGGGTCTAGCGGCTACTTGGGATGATGAAGTGGAGGATTCCGATAATGAATGTCAAGAAGAAGATAGAGCAAATCTTTGCTTCATGGCATTTGAGGAGGAATCTACTCCTAAGGTGCCAAAGAAGACCGTCTCCCATAAAACCTTATGGTATGTTGATAGCGGTTGCTCTAGGCACATGACGGGCCAAATCTCCAATTTTGCTAACTTGAAGAGCATAGATGGAGGAAGCGTCACTTTTGGAGATGATGCTAAAGGCTAA